From a single Nymphaea colorata isolate Beijing-Zhang1983 chromosome 4, ASM883128v2, whole genome shotgun sequence genomic region:
- the LOC116252688 gene encoding salicylic acid-binding protein 2-like, translating to MVTKGEETKHHFVLVHGSAMGGWCWFRVASLLREGGHKVSALDLGASGIDPATADQVATFADYTHPLIRLLQSIPADERVVLVGHSFGGLSISLAAEMFPAKVSAAVFVAAFMPQPSKPPTDVLYHYFFAQKDRIESWEDSVFTFKEDVSQMFPATVEFGARFLLSTVFNRCSNEEHTLATMLKRPAPFYREDLSSQDFVSEENYGRTTRAYIVCKDDQIIKESFQRWMIEMSPVDEVVEIEGADHMAMFSKPLDICHHLLQIAKNHCCRK from the exons ATGGTGACCAAGGGGGAGGAGACAAAGCACCACTTCGTCTTGGTTCACGGGTCCGCCATGGGAGGGTGGTGCTGGTTCAGGGTGGCCTCCCTGTTGAGAGAGGGTGGCCACAAGGTGAGCGCCCTGGATTTAGGCGCGTCCGGCATCGACCCCGCCACCGCCGACCAGGTCGCCACGTTCGCCGACTACACCCACCCTCTCATACGCCTACTTCAATCCATTCCCGCCGACGAAAGGGTGGTGCTGGTCGGCCATAGCTTCGGCGGCCTCAGCATTTCGCTCGCTGCCGAGATGTTTCCGGCCAAGGTCTCTGCTGCTGTCTTCGTTGCCGCCTTCATGCCCCAGCCCTCCAAACCACCCACCGATGTTCTATACCAT TATTTTTTTGCTCAAAAGGATCGAATTGAGTCGTGGGAGGATTCTGTATTTACATTCAAGGAAGATGTGTCTCAGATGTTCCCTGCAACGGTTGAATTTGGCGCACGATTCTTGCTCTCCACTGTCTTCAATAGGTGCTCCAATGAG GAGCATACCTTGGCAACAATGCTCAAGAGACCAGCACCATTTTACAGAGAAGATTTATCCAGCCAGGATTTTGTTTCAGAAGAGAATTACGGACGCACGACGAGAGCTTATATAGTGTGCAAGGACGACCAAATAATTAAGGAAAGTTTCCAACGCTGGATGATAGAAATGAGCCCAGTGGATGAAGTAGTGGAGATTGAGGGTGCTGATCACATGGCCATGTTCTCAAAGCCTCTTGACATTTGCCATCACCTCCTCCAAATTGCTAAAAACCATTGCTGCAGAAAATAA